The following is a genomic window from Arvicanthis niloticus isolate mArvNil1 chromosome 10, mArvNil1.pat.X, whole genome shotgun sequence.
GACGAGTCAAACAAGAAAGACTCTGCTACATGGAGGGAGTTCAGCTCCCCTCCTTCTCACAGCCCTGCCTGGGTTCTGCCTCTTTTGGATCCTTGGCAGGTTTCCCACTCCAGTGGCACCGATGGTTTCGCAGTGGAAGGACATGGTGGGCACAGCCTTCTCCCTGGCAATTGTGGGCTATGTCATCAATCTGGCTATGGGCAGGACCCTGGCCAGCAAGCATGGCTATGACGTGGATTCTAACCAGGTATCTATCTCCAGCTGCCCCTGTCAGGGCTCAGGGGTATGGGCCCACAGAATCCTATTAATGACAGCCTAGGAGGTtgggggaatggctcagtggtagagtccctgcctagCATACAAGAGGCTCTGGGTTACACCCCAGCTCCTCACAAAGGGCAGAGGAAGATGTCTTGGGACTCTATGCTGATGTGAAGCAGTAAGGGTTAGGGACTAGACCTAAGAAGTTGACCTcttgtttttaactttcttttttgcttttctttgtttctctctttccttctttccttctttccttctttccttctttctttctttcttgcttgcttgcttgctttcttcctttcttttggtgTGGGGAGTCTTGGGGGAAAGCTTACTTGTTCATGTATATGCACACGTATACGCACATGTATAcgcattcatatacatgtatgtgtgtgctaccTATGAAGGCCAGAGCTTACTATCTAATATCTTCTTCTATCACTTCCCAACcttttggggtggggaggggctcaCTGAACTAGAACTCACTGACTGGCTGCATTGTCTAGCCTGTAAGCTCTGGGAATCCTCCTTTCTCGGCCTCCTCAGCATTGGGATTCCCTCCTTTCTTGGCCTCCTCAGCATTGGGATTCCCTCCTTTCTTGGCCTCCTCAGCATTGGGAttccatgtttaattttttacatgGAAGCTGGAGGTCTAAACCCCAGGTCCTCATGCCCATGCTGCAAgtattttacctgctgagccatctccccagccctgaggcTAACCTTTTGAGCGCTAGTGTATGGTTGTATAGCATTATGGTCACTTCCTAACCATAGGCCCCCTGGCCCTCCTCACACAGCTGGCTGACTAAATCTCAGTCCTACCCCCCACCAACCAACCCTGCCGTCTCTCCACAGGAGATGATTGCCCTGGGCTGTAGCAACTTCTTCGGCTCCTTTTTCAAGATCCATGTCATTTGCTGCGCTCTCTCTGTCACACTGGCTGTGGATGGGGCTGGAGGGAAGTCCCAGGTGAGCCTTGTCTCAGGGGACTGGGGTAGGAGTGGAAATTGAGCAACTGTCCCCAAGATGTCCAGGTGCTATGGGCATGCCATCCAAGTCACAAGACCCCCAAACCCACTCACTCCAGCTCTTTTCCCTGACTAGGTGGCAAGcttgtgtgtgtctctggtgGTGATGATCACCATGCTCGTCCTGGGATCCTATCTGTACCCTCTCCCCAAGGTAAGAGCCCAACTGAGAGTGGAGGACAGTGACAGCAAAACAATCCCTATGAGTGGGAGTAGCGCTTGGTTGGCCATCACTATCACATTAGGTGGTCGTTACCCTACAAAGTAAATGATGTCGATTTTATTCCTCCATTGTATGGGTGAGGGAGACTGAGGCTGACTGTCTGCCTTGTCAGTGAGACAGCTGCTGTGTGGGATTGATTGACACTGTGTGTGACTGATTTCAACCTCTGGCTTTCTGGGGGTTTTATCCCTAGGCTGGAGAATAGAAGGCAAGGTATCTGGTGCTTCAGGGCACCCTCCGAGCCTCTCACAAAGATGTTAAGGTGTGAGCCATTCAGGGATGCAGGGAGAGAGGAAATGTAAAGTAAAGCTGGGCCCAGAACGAAGTGCAAGGCTCAAGAGGCTTTGCTTTCCAACCCTGAGATTGAGGCAGAGTTTGGAGAGAGAGTCCTGAAACTCTGGCCTTGTCCTACTAAGCTCCAGGGTCAGGCGTGTGTAGGAAGGCCAGGATGAAGGGGATACCTCAAATGACACGACGCAATGTTCTGCTTTTCCCAGGCTGTGCTAGGTGCCCTGATAGCTGTCAACCTCAAGAACTCCCTCAAGCAACTCACTGACCCCTACTACCTCTGGAGGAAGAGTAAGCTGGACTGTGTAAGTGTGGGTTGCTCCTGCCCTCCTGCAGCCTGCAGCTCTGGCCTGACGCAGAGCCTTTTTGTCTGCTGTTCCCTAGTCCCCAGGGCTTGAGAAGCCAAACTGTGCAGAGAGACACTCACAGGGAGTTCAACCACTCCCTGGCTCTGTAGCCAATAGCAAATTCCTTCACCTCCTTGAACCTCAGCTTCCGCATCTCTGAAGCAGACATGCACTCTCCCAACTTTGGGATGGCTTATGAAGAAGATGGGCTCGTACTAGCAAACTAATGTGGTCTGGGTTCCGTGCGGGATCAACAAAACTTAGTATCTATTACTTTTATCACTTACTGTGCCCCctcccattaaaaaaataataattctgtgAAGGAAACAAAAAAGCTTAGAATATAAAGCAGAAGACCAGGATCCTGAGCGACTTTCTGGGCTTCTCTGGGGCTCTACTTCCTCATCTGTTCTGCCTTATACACTGGCTCTGAGGTTAAATGAATCACAATGGGAAAGCACCATACTACGTAAACATCCTTCGAGTATGACTTCATACTGCAGCTGTGCCTTCACAGGCAGGACTGATAAAAGCTCCAGCTTATTGACAATGCCGTCTTATTTCCACCTAAGCCCACCCACCATAGCCCAGAGATTTACTAAACCCAATTGAGGATGATCAAAGTCAGGCTCAGAACGGTTCAGTGAATACAGCATCAAAGGCAATGAAAGAAGCAGGTGCCAGGGTCTAGCTGGAAACTCCCTGCTGGGCTCCAGACTTCTGggctctcctgcctctggaagGCAAAGGCTTGACTGCACCTTGTAGGGAAGGAAGTCTTTAAAATCAGGAAATGTGTGGTCCCTTTGGGGGTTCCCAGTGAGtggggaagacaggaagaaaataaatgttctaaTTTCCAACCCAAGGATCTGCTTTTACCACAAGGCACCCATCTCTTGGCTTTGGCCATAGTCCCTTGTAGCCAGATGTTGCCATGTGACTTGATGTTCGCTGAGCTTCTACAGAAATTCCCAACAGGGACTGACACCTTTAACATcagttctcaagctgtgggtcctGACCCCTGTTGGGGATCAAGTGATCttctcacaggggtcacatattagatatctcatatatcatatatttacactATGACTATCATCATATGCACCATCATCGTACATTATACATCCGATGGTACCAGAAGCAAAATTGTAGCTCTATTATTAGCAGCTACAAAGTGATTTACGGTAGAGGGTcaccgcaacatgaggaactgtactagaAGGTTGCAGAttcggaaggttgagaagcacagCTTTAGAACCATCTGGCAGCACCTGAAGGCCCTTGAGGGAGAATGCACCCAACCAGGAGACCAGCCTCACTCTCTGTTCAGGGACTGAGCTCCCATCAAAGCATGGGCACCTCACTGTTAGACAGGAAGAGAGCTCACATCAACAACACACTGCCAGGCTAGGACCGATGACTCTCTGATGCCCCGGTCTTCTTGTAGAGTGGACTTCATTTTCCCTTGTGTGGTCTAGGAAACTGGCTCGCCCGGCTACACCGTTCAGAATCCAGCTTTGAACCTGGGTGCGCCTGAACCAGGGGCTGCTGGCTCTTCTTACTCCGCTCATGTGACCTCTCTGCTCACACTTCTGTATTCTATTAAAATAGAAGGctagatttctatttttaaaactagaccaaggactggggtggggtgggggtagagctCAATGGTAGGGTGCTTGTCTAGTATATGAGGCCCAGTATCCAATCCCCAGctctgggggggaaaaaaaaaaaaaaaggttgcaaGCTGCACTCAGTGTAAGAGAAACAGGCAAACAAGCTGAAGCACCAGTACGTGACTCATTGCAAAAAATGAAGCAATAGCAGAAGAAATGATCTGAGTTGGGCAGGCTGACTAGGACCTTGACTAATCCCAGAAGACTTCCTGAAAGAGGCAGTTTTTCTCCCCAGGCTGCCTTTGACATCTCTCTCCTCACAGTGTGTCTGGGTGGTGAGCTTCCTTTCCTCGTTCTTCCTGAGCCTACCCTACGGTGTCGCAGTGGGCGTGGCCTTCTCCATCCTGGTTGTCATCTTCCAGACCCAGTTGTAAGTGACAACCTTGTCCCTCCCAGGCACAGTATGGGGTTGCCGGACCAGCCTGCAAGGGAACCCCCATGCCAAGACTTAGCATAGCACACTATCCTCTGCCTTCTGGGCCCAGCACAGGCACATGCTACCAGACCCCAGGAGTACATCATTGCCCAGCCAGGACAGTGGGCAGACTAAGTTATCTAATTTCTGTACCCTAAACCTCAGAGCAAACCAGCATGGTTTCAGAGGGCTGGGGATGAGGAGGGAGCAGACAAGGAAGAATGAGTGAGACCCACCACCCCTCCAGAAACACTGTGAGAACCTCAGCCCAAATGGGGCCCTACCCTGGGGAACACTAGGTCAGAGGATGGGCTCTGTGCTCTTCCTCCAAAAGAAGCCATTAGAGCAGGCAAGGCCTCTGCAGAGGAGGTTAGGGGGTATGGGCAAGGACAGCACTGAGTGttggagaaaccttgtctttctTGTAAACTCAGAACCAAAGATTTATTGGTTTCTCACATACatactcttcttccttctcccctgagTCCCAGTCTGGGCCACTTCAAGATATACGTACTGGTAGACCAGCCACAGACCACCAGGCCCAGGTCCCCGAGGCAGAAAGACTAACTGGGTTTCCCATCCCCACTCCAGCGTCTCTCTACCATGTTAGCATCCTTACTCCCCtcccacttcttcttcttccagtCGAAATGGCTCCACACTGGCCCAGGTCATGGACACAGACATCTATGTGAACCCCAAGACCTACAACAGGGTACGTGATCCAAGTTCAGAACCTCCCTCCTTCACTCTGTCCCCCCTCCCCAAGATCTATCTGTGACCTGAGCTCAGTCTCCCTGTCACAGGTCCAGGAAATTGAGGGAGTTAAGATTGTCACTTACTGCTCCCCTCTCTACTTTgccaactcagagatcttcagGCAGAAAGTCATTGCCAAGGTAAGCCTCCATCCTTGCTGACCAGAAGGGCTGAAGAGAGAGTGACCAGAAGATGGAAGCAGAGAGGGGCTGGGAGCCAAGGGCAGGCCGTCCCACAAAGTACAGGTCGAGATTGCTGTTGGCCCTCTCCCCACAGACAGGTACGGACCCCCAGAAAGTCTTACTGGCCAAGCAGAAATATCTCCGGAAGCAGGAGAAGAGGACAGCAATGCCCACACAGCAGAGAAAGTCCCTCTTCATGAAAACCAAGGTGAACTGAGACCTAGACCACCTCCATGCCCATTCTTACCTTGACCCTGGCTCCCAGCCTGCAGCACCttgagaggaaggcaggaagtgTCTGGGAGCACTTGCTGGGAGCACTTGCTGGCACTGATGGTCACTTTTCTAGAAGGAGGCTACCAGCTCCCGGGTAACCACTGCACCCTATCTCCAGTGGGAATTTCCTAGGTGCCCAGGCTGTGTGAGGGTAGGAGTATAGGagaagcaggcagacatgggcAAATGCACAGGGAGCCCTgctctagttctctctctctctctctctctctctctctctctctctctctctctcaacttccTCTCAAGCAGAGCAGTCAAGGCTTCAGGCTTCTCTGGAAGGTTCTTCCCACTTGGGTTAGGAGAGACAACCTGCAGGCCTCCCACAGGAAGGGGCTTTAGGAGAAGCCCGTATTCACCACCAAGCTGAGATGTTGCCCTGCTCAGGGTTCAGTGGCACGGTCCTGACTGTCCCCCTTTCCCCCCACAGACGGTCTCTCTACAGGAACTCCAACAGGACTTTGAAAGTGCTCCCTCTACTGACCCCAACAACAACCAAGCTCCCTCGGCTGATGCTCACATATCCTATATCACCTTCAGTCCAGACACCTCCTCAGCTGCCACATGTGAGCTGCCGGCCTCCACTCAGTCCCCCAGGGAGGCTAGTGATGCTCTAGCTAGTGTGCCACCCTTTGTCACCTTCCACACTCTCATCCTTGACATGAGTGGAGTCAGCTTTGTGGACTTGATGGGCATCAAAGCCCTAGCCAAGGTGAGGCACCGTAGGGCGGGAGGAGGGTGAGTCCCCACTTCCCTCAGGCCCTCATTTGAACCAGCTGAGGGAGGTTCCAGACCCTAGGGACTCACTGACCCCATGCAAACAGGGTGGACACACTCTTCAGGGCCAGTTGAGGGCACTGAAGCGTTAGAGTGAGTTCCCTGAGCTTCAGCCCACCCACCAAGACCATCCTGAGTTCTTTATCAAGTTATCAGTCCCAGAACACACCTTGGGTCCTCTGAGTGAGGCCAGTTTGGTCCTTGGTCCTGCTGCCCACACCAGTGAAGCCAGGAGAGAAGAAACCATAATACCCGTGTGCTAACACACAGGCCAAACAGGCAGCCTGAGGATGCCAAGAATACAAGGACCCCTCTGATCACTCTTCAGTGGCCCTGCCAATGCCAGATTGACAACAAGCCTCAGAGAGACCCCAATGGAGGCAATCCAGGAGAGCACAAGGGCACAAAGAATGTATTCAGCTGACATCACTACCAAACAAGGACAGCAGAGGCCCTTCTCTGGTGTTGAGCTCAGCTGACTTCTCTAGGCTGGACAGTGAGGTGGAGACCTTTACTGAAAGCTTGCCTCATTGAACCTTGGTTCTGAACACTGAAAGCAGAGATCTGGCCCTTAAAACAGGCCACGGTAACTTTAAGTGTCTGCCACAGTGGCAAAGCCCCATTTCCGCCCCACTTTTCAGAGAGGCCTTGGGCCAACACTCCAGAGAGACCCAGGGTGCTCTCTGCCACTCATGCCTGTGGCTGCCAGGGCCCTCAGGATTGCTTGTCTGTTTGTCTTCCCCTCTGAAGTGTGTTTCATGAGTCACTTTTAAGACCCACTCAGaacattcctttcctttcttttctctcatttccttcccctcccttcccgaCTCCTCTAGCTAAGCTCCACCTATGAGAAGATCGGAGTCCAGATCTTCCTGGTGAACATCCATGGTAAGAAAAGTGGGAGTTGAGTGGGCATTTAGGGAACCAGGGGCTGGAAAGGGATACAGTGGAGATGAGTGAACGAGCGAGCTTCCTGTGGGTGGGGTATGTCCATGTAATTGAGAGTGAATAGAATTATATTCTGCTCACCCTCATTTGTGTGTATCCTGAGTCAAGCCAGCCAAGTCACTTTATTCATTTCCAGCCACGTAAACTGGGGGGCTGACTAGTTGAGCTTGGGATCCTTTTCAAATCAGAAGGTTCATGGATCTGTATAAGCATGAAAAGCCCACACCCCCTGGCTTCCCAGAGACTTGTCTCCAAGGGGTATTTTAAGCAGCCTCAAGGAAGTGCCTCAGAGCAAAGGACGCTCACTGCATTTACACACATGCCAAGGGCAGAAAGCACACACAGATCCAAGAGAAATACGAAGGGGATGCATACATATCCAGACACCACCCAGCAGGGCTCTGCAAGGGCCCCATAGTGAGATCAATCAtagctctccccctccccccactcccacctccatgaCCACGCCCCAAAAACCATCTCCAGAATGGGATCAGAGTAAGGGCTCAGCATGTTGGAAGTTTGAGGAAAGAGGAAGACTAAGCCTTGAGGGCTGGAATTGGCAACCATCTCCACATGGATGTATTAACCTTTCCTCGGCAAGCAATGACGTCTTAAATCCAACCACTTCCTTCTCCACTGTATTGAGAGCTTAGCATGGTCGAGCTCATACTGCCCTCTGCCGTCCAGAACTGATACTGCAGGGCCAATTGTCAGCCTCCCCACCAGCCCCTCCCACCAACTCCAATACACCAGTACCTTTTCCTGTTACCTGCCTCCTTTACAGCCCAGGTGTACAATGACATCAGCCACGGAGGTGTCTTTGAAGATGGGTGTGTCCAGCGCCATCACGTGTTCCCCAGCATCCACGACGCAGTCCTCTTTGCCCAGGCAAATGCTAGAAGCGCTCCAGCCAGCAACTTCCAAGTGGTAAGGTCTCCACACCTAAGGAATCCTAGGTTCCAGCTCTCACAGACAGGACAAACGGACATCAGAAAGAACTGCAGATGGTTTAAGTTCCAACAGCAGTTCTGCTGTCTCGTTCTTTTGAATCTCGGGGCCCCATCTATAGAATGGCACTGTCAACCATTGCCTGCCACACTCGGCTTGTTTCTGCTCGTGGTTAAGTGATAGCTATGCATCTTacataaagatttaattttatttattgccacTTATGTACACTGTCTCCCCACCCACCACCTTCACTTTTTTGGTAGTGGTAGTGGGTGCCCTGGCTTGGAAATCTCAAGCTAAGATGAATGGAGAAACTGAGTTTTGTCTCAGACTCTCGGCATTTAATTTACTAGCTCAGTGAGTGGTATGAGAGAAAGACAcaaatatttctgtttaaaatttcaGAAAGCAAAGAGTCTGACCTATCCTCACCTTCACCTGCAGGTCCTGGAAGACTATGGGAGTTTTCTGATCTGTGAGCCTTGTCCACAGGGACTCTTAAGAGTCCTTGTTATTTGTCATTACACTGATAACATCCAATTATTGCAGTTTAAATGTAATAAATGGTTTCAggtttttgcatttatttaatatgtgtgtatgtgtgtgtatagacaaaCACATCATgtcatgcatgtggaggccagaggacaacctatcTGTGTTTTTctcccatgtgggtcctggggatcaaacttgggttcttcagcttggtgacaaatgcctttacccaccaagccatctctctcatccttgttttaatatttgtaaaataatttatacTGCATATATTCTCTACTTATCTATtataaatatcacacacacacacacacacacacacacacacacacacacacacaatgcatacacACTCCTTACAACAGTACAGTGAGGGAGAAAGCCAACAAAAGGAGTTTGaatatccagcctttacagaACTCCAAAGAAAAGGAATTCCAAAGTCAAGCAACCAGCACCTCCTTGCCTATCATGCTCACAAGGGGGACAGGCCCTGTGGGCATCTGCCTATAGCTGTGCTGTGTCACGAGGCAGGCAAAGAAGGGTCAgagaatgggggaggaggaaaCATGGGGTCTTCTGGAGCCTGCATCCTTCCCGCCACCATTCGCCTAGTGATGTTCTGATACCTGAGCTCATCCTGCACCTGCTTCCTTCCCTTCAGGCTCCAGGGGACACTGAATTCTCCCTGTATGACTCGGAAGAGGATGGTCCCAGCTATTGGGACTTAGAACAGGTGAGTAGAGGGGCAAAAggtgagggagaagaagaaagaaagaagccctgCTTCTATCTAAGGTGTTGGCTTGCTGTCTCCTACAGTTCAGAGCTGTAACCTTGAAGGTGGCAAGGTGTCACCTGTCTTTTAATAATGACTCTTCTCAGCATCAATACACATGGTGGGGGGGGGTTGTCCTACGAAATGAGATAGCTTCTGGACAAAGTCTTAGAAAATTGCTATCTTTGGGGGGGGATTGTTTGTTCATtcgtttgttcgtttgtttgtttgtttgtttgtttcgagacagagtttctctgtgtagccctggctgtcctagaactcaatttgtagaccaggctagcctccaactcatagagatgcacctgcttctgcatctggagagctgagattaaagtctTGTGCCTCCATGCCTGACTAAGAATCGCTATCTATTCTTAACTCTCTAGGGTACTAACTCAGTGATTGTAGATGCCTACATGAGACCACTGGGCCGGTTGTTATTATCTGTAAAATAAGAGACATTTTGGTAAATACGTCCACCCCAGGACTGGCAGGAGGGGTACTCATCTTTCATTAATTCATGAGGGGTTTTCGGAACACCTGCTTGCCCGACACTGGTGCAGGTGGGCATACAGCAATGAACAAAGGCCCCTGCTCTTTAGAAACTGCATACTGGGAGAATCATATGACATTTGGGGGAACGTGGGAATCATTATTGCAACTGGATAAGCGTTTAAAACTCAAAGCTATGCAATATGAGCTGTTGCTGTTCTGTGGGGCTTGTGAAATTTATCACCATTCTAGTGGCCCGAATGTAAGAAAGCAGGTGACTACATTTAGAGAGATGTGGCTCTGGGTCTGTTAACATAGTATCTCTCTTCCCAGTCTTTCCTGGTTTGAGTTCCATGGTCCTCTGGGTGCTGATAGAAAGAGAGACCTGAAAGCTAACAGGCTCATTTATGAGCTCTCTTAGAATCTCCAGcacattaaaaagaagaagaagaatttaaaaCCTAGATGGAACAGAAATGATACAGCTTTTCTGGTCTTGACAGTGGTGTTacttaattcttaaaaaaaaccaGAGCCAACACTGGAGAAGAAAGTCCCAAAGACCACACACAACATGGTCAGGAGGAACACAATTCACAATTAGATGCTACTAGCACTTTCCCCCATCACCCAGTATTAGTTCCTGTCTTGTGCTAGCCTGCCTCCCCTGCTCACTTGCTAATACAGTCTCAGGGTGCTTCATTCTGGCTCGAGGTACATTCTTGGTTGCAGCCACTCTAACTCCAGCAGATCTATTCCTCTCCCCTCACTCATCCTTCCTGTAATCTCTGCAGGAGATGTTCGGGACCATGTTTCACACAGAGACCCTGACTGCCCTGTGAGGACCCATTTGGTTCCTCCTGAGTGCCTGGCATCTGGGATTTCCATGGATGATAAACTTGGGATCCCAGAAGTGACCGAGAGAAGAGTGTATCCACCAAGACTCTAGAGCCTCTCTCGACTGTGTTCTCTCTCccacctttccctctctccctgtctccctgggAAAGAGCCATCTCAGCCTCTACAGCTGGATGAGCCCACCCTGACAAGGATGAGACTCTGGTGAAGCCATCTCATCACCTCTCCCTTCCCACTCAAGCCTGGGCCAGCTATAAGCTCACTCCACCCATCTACGCAAGCCCCACCCATGGCAGCTGATGGACACCTTGACTTCCAGCCTTAAGAGTGAGCTAAGAACAGAATGATAAGAGCAACTGTGCTGAGCTGGGATGCAGCTCAAATGGGTCTGTGTCCTAAGTTGTTCTGCCTGGGAAGGTCTCAGGCTGTCGTGGGATACAAGGATGAAAGGGGTTAGAATGTTGAAGCTTGTCCCTCCAGTTGCTTCTTCTAGTTGTTAGCTGTGTGCCTCAAAGACACGGTACTACCCACAATCCAGGAGTCTCTGTCTTTGTGCCCATTTCTCTCTCATTGTG
Proteins encoded in this region:
- the Slc26a9 gene encoding solute carrier family 26 member 9 — encoded protein: MSQPRPRYVVDRAAYSLSLFDDEFEKKDRAYPVGEKLRNTFRCSSAKFKAIVFGLLPVLSWLPKYKIKDYIVPDLLGGLSGGCIQVPQGMAFALLANLPAVNGLYSSFFPLLTYFFLGGIHQMVPGTFAVISILVGNICLQLAPESKFQIFNTTTNETYVDTAAMEAERLHVSATLACLTAVIQMALGFMQFGFVAIYLSESFIRGFMTAAGLQILISVLKYIFGLTIPSYTGPGSIVFTFIDICKNLPHTNIASLIFALVSGVFLVLVKELNARYMHKIHFPIPTEMIVVVVATAISGSCKMPKKYHMQIVGEIRQGFPTPVAPMVSQWKDMVGTAFSLAIVGYVINLAMGRTLASKHGYDVDSNQEMIALGCSNFFGSFFKIHVICCALSVTLAVDGAGGKSQVASLCVSLVVMITMLVLGSYLYPLPKAVLGALIAVNLKNSLKQLTDPYYLWRKSKLDCCVWVVSFLSSFFLSLPYGVAVGVAFSILVVIFQTQFRNGSTLAQVMDTDIYVNPKTYNRVQEIEGVKIVTYCSPLYFANSEIFRQKVIAKTGTDPQKVLLAKQKYLRKQEKRTAMPTQQRKSLFMKTKTVSLQELQQDFESAPSTDPNNNQAPSADAHISYITFSPDTSSAATCELPASTQSPREASDALASVPPFVTFHTLILDMSGVSFVDLMGIKALAKLSSTYEKIGVQIFLVNIHAQVYNDISHGGVFEDGCVQRHHVFPSIHDAVLFAQANARSAPASNFQVAPGDTEFSLYDSEEDGPSYWDLEQEMFGTMFHTETLTAL